The Streptomyces kanamyceticus genome window below encodes:
- a CDS encoding TetR/AcrR family transcriptional regulator has product MTPTATTRAYRRLSVEARRRQLLESALGLFAHRAPEEVNLDDVAEAAGVSRPLVYRYFPGGKQQLYEAALRSAADELEQCFAEPPQGPLTQRLSRALDRYLAFVDQHDTGFSALLQGGSVVETSRTTAIVDGVRRAAAENILAHLDVPEPGPRLRMTVRMWITAVEAASLIWLDEDKQPPLDELRDMLVEQFMAVLVTTAGRDEQTAGVVRWALALETPEGPVGGLARRVLPVVSDAAHLL; this is encoded by the coding sequence ATGACCCCGACAGCAACCACCCGTGCGTACCGCCGCCTCAGCGTCGAAGCGCGGCGGAGGCAGTTGCTGGAGTCCGCGCTTGGTCTCTTCGCGCACCGCGCGCCCGAGGAGGTCAATCTCGACGACGTCGCCGAGGCGGCCGGGGTCTCGCGGCCGCTCGTCTACCGCTACTTCCCCGGCGGCAAGCAGCAGTTGTACGAGGCGGCGCTGCGGTCCGCGGCGGACGAGCTGGAGCAGTGCTTCGCGGAGCCCCCGCAGGGACCGCTCACCCAGCGCCTCTCCCGCGCGCTCGACCGGTACCTGGCCTTCGTCGACCAGCACGACACGGGGTTCAGCGCACTCCTCCAGGGCGGCAGCGTCGTGGAGACCTCGCGGACCACCGCCATCGTGGACGGGGTGCGCAGGGCCGCGGCCGAGAACATCCTGGCCCACCTGGACGTGCCCGAGCCCGGGCCCCGGCTGCGGATGACCGTGCGGATGTGGATCACCGCGGTCGAGGCGGCCTCGCTGATCTGGCTGGACGAGGACAAGCAGCCGCCGCTCGACGAGCTGCGGGACATGCTCGTCGAGCAGTTCATGGCGGTGCTCGTGACGACGGCGGGCCGCGACGAGCAGACCGCGGGGGTCGTGCGGTGGGCGCTGGCCCTGGAGACGCC